The following are from one region of the Chloracidobacterium sp. genome:
- a CDS encoding flavin reductase gives MRIDQNELRQLDRIYRLNIINSVSGIKPANLIATRSTDGISNVAIFSSVVHLGSDPALLGFIVRPAGKLPRNTYENILETGEYTINHVHPEMAERAHYSSAKFPRETSEFSMCGLTEEYVSDFDAPFVQESTVKLGMRFEEEIPIARNGTTLIIGSVRLAIIPDEADSGDGHLDLETTEAVGISGLNSYYRVTKFAQFPYARPDEIPDFK, from the coding sequence ATGCGAATCGACCAAAACGAACTTCGGCAGCTCGATCGGATCTACCGGCTCAACATCATCAACTCGGTATCAGGTATAAAGCCTGCTAACCTGATCGCCACCCGCTCGACGGACGGCATTTCGAACGTCGCGATCTTCAGCTCGGTCGTTCATCTCGGAAGCGACCCGGCGTTACTCGGCTTCATCGTCCGTCCGGCGGGCAAATTACCCCGAAACACATATGAGAACATCCTCGAGACCGGCGAATATACCATCAACCATGTTCACCCCGAAATGGCCGAACGCGCACATTACTCGTCGGCAAAGTTCCCAAGGGAAACGAGCGAATTCTCGATGTGCGGCCTGACCGAGGAATACGTCAGCGATTTTGACGCTCCTTTCGTGCAGGAGAGCACCGTAAAACTCGGAATGAGATTTGAGGAAGAGATCCCGATCGCGCGCAACGGCACGACGCTGATCATCGGTTCGGTGCGGCTTGCGATCATACCCGACGAGGCCGATTCCGGCGATGGCCATCTTGATCTCGAAACGACCGAGGCAGTCGGCATATCGGGCCTGAACAGTTACTATCGCGTAACCAAATTTGCGCAGTTCCCCTATGCACGGCCGGACGAAATTCCGGACTTCAAGTGA
- a CDS encoding deoxyribodipyrimidine photolyase: protein MNTSYSSHHRAFQRESLFPTDLASIIQRVDEIDPIGYGRTRNFTDGAVTRLSPYISRGVISTRFVLDRTLARGFEPYQIEKFIKELAWRDYYQRVWQAKGDAINSDLRHPQANVANHRMPGSVISAETGIDAVDAAIRSLYSTGYMHNHIRMYTASITCNIGRSHWLTPARWMYYHLLDGDWASNAISWQWVAGAASTKKYFADQANVDRHCYTSQSETFLDVAYDEFGSLPVPAVLQQTITPTLTTVLPERVDVTLDPLLPTLIYNSYNLDPTWKIETGYNRVLLLEPSHFAAYPIAANVLEFILALGRYISGLQIFVGEFSELKEILGGGEIYYKEHPLNRHYTGTEESRDWMFSATGYYPSFFGFWKKCEIELKGSQLSLDL, encoded by the coding sequence ATGAACACATCTTACTCGTCACATCACCGGGCATTTCAGCGCGAGTCATTATTCCCGACCGATCTTGCGTCGATAATTCAGCGTGTCGATGAGATCGATCCGATCGGCTATGGACGCACTCGCAATTTCACCGACGGAGCCGTCACGCGGCTCTCGCCTTACATTTCCCGGGGTGTCATTTCGACAAGATTCGTCCTTGACCGGACCCTCGCACGCGGTTTCGAACCATATCAGATCGAGAAGTTCATTAAGGAACTCGCCTGGCGCGATTATTATCAGAGGGTCTGGCAAGCTAAGGGTGATGCCATCAACTCCGATCTCCGCCATCCACAGGCGAATGTCGCGAATCACCGAATGCCCGGGTCGGTGATCTCCGCCGAGACGGGTATAGATGCCGTTGACGCGGCGATCCGCTCGCTGTACTCGACCGGCTATATGCACAATCACATTCGAATGTATACGGCATCTATCACATGCAATATCGGCCGCAGCCATTGGCTGACGCCCGCCCGCTGGATGTATTACCACCTGCTCGATGGCGATTGGGCCAGCAACGCTATCAGCTGGCAATGGGTCGCCGGGGCGGCCAGCACCAAAAAGTATTTCGCCGATCAGGCAAACGTCGATCGCCACTGTTATACATCGCAGTCCGAAACCTTTCTCGATGTTGCCTATGACGAGTTTGGATCGTTGCCCGTTCCGGCAGTCCTCCAGCAGACGATCACCCCCACGCTGACGACCGTCCTACCCGAACGCGTCGATGTTACGCTCGACCCATTACTGCCGACCCTGATCTACAATTCGTACAATCTTGACCCGACGTGGAAGATCGAGACCGGATACAATCGGGTCCTGCTGCTCGAACCCTCGCACTTTGCCGCGTATCCGATCGCCGCCAACGTGCTCGAGTTCATTCTCGCTCTCGGGAGGTACATTTCGGGTCTGCAAATATTTGTCGGCGAATTTTCCGAGCTGAAGGAAATTCTCGGAGGCGGGGAGATCTATTACAAAGAGCATCCGTTGAACCGACACTATACCGGCACCGAGGAAAGCCGCGATTGGATGTTCTCGGCGACGGGTTATTACCCATCTTTCTTTGGCTTTTGGAAAAAATGTGAGATCGAGCTGAAAGGCTCACAGCTCAGCCTCGATCTTTAG
- a CDS encoding SpoIID/LytB domain-containing protein, with translation MRVRPFFTAFLFALIISLPTDAGLPLIPLLPAEPVIRIGLLTNTSSVTITTPDSQLVARSPEEPDRLLATNRVTVSARAYRPDVVDQYIFEIKDIATSAEANEIAAEVREATGQSALASIDAKTNTWKVWIGEPKESKEEADAFKAALAERGFEDVVVTIEKKTVHSPDAVALSQQVRTAGRSQVRSLIRSTGSAQPAAGTDIVVPGLREVIVNGPSEAAKYTSLKSVSFGSFDERANPVRLNGKAYRGKIEVFVNAKGALTVVNAVPLEDYLLGVVPAELSLPSLEAQKAQAVAARTYAVANINGFATQGFDMRPDVWSQVYKGVAIETQMGTRAVRETAGMIATHNGKPIMAYFTSTCGGRTENSENIFDHAEPYLRGVECSLEGRRHFDPFIVKTVRTPAKLRDEANLELVRLVSMLSVNGFALATDQISDEWLEDAPTAPELSNWLNNLAGKFGKTFPNVTRETAKPIELAALLASFIYVPGAPDTLLSDSDINYHLAFDDASQIPMNRRAELAMLLRDGYFTLRPDLTLQPNRPFSRAAMLRLIRQIYEKKKWMPQLQIAAARPSVDGKLVVRAGKTDRPLTVRPDVFLFRQFGGGMYQVKEAALVGGEEVRYQTDATGSVSFLEIVPTAMPTVAENMSPFTNWSQSLSAGAVQQRLSRYVRGIGTLYDVNIKSKGYSRRATEIEIVGSNGVKTLKGGKIRSALRLREQLFVINKRYSGDQVTSYTFTGRGWGHGVGMCQYGAFGLAKMGVKFDDIIRHYYTGVEVTKAY, from the coding sequence GTGCGAGTTCGACCATTTTTCACCGCCTTTCTTTTTGCTCTCATTATTTCGCTCCCGACGGACGCCGGTTTACCTCTGATTCCGCTGCTCCCGGCCGAACCGGTAATACGTATCGGCTTGCTGACGAACACATCGTCCGTAACCATCACCACGCCCGATTCTCAGCTTGTCGCGCGATCACCCGAAGAACCCGATCGGCTTTTGGCAACAAACCGTGTGACGGTTTCGGCCCGTGCTTACAGGCCTGACGTCGTGGATCAGTACATTTTCGAGATCAAGGACATAGCTACGTCCGCCGAAGCGAATGAGATCGCCGCCGAGGTTCGCGAGGCAACCGGCCAAAGCGCGCTTGCAAGCATCGACGCAAAGACGAACACCTGGAAGGTCTGGATCGGCGAGCCGAAGGAATCGAAGGAAGAAGCAGATGCATTCAAAGCCGCACTTGCCGAACGTGGTTTTGAGGACGTTGTTGTAACGATAGAAAAGAAGACGGTACATTCGCCCGACGCGGTCGCACTTTCTCAGCAGGTCAGGACGGCGGGCCGATCGCAGGTCCGAAGCCTTATCCGCTCGACGGGTTCGGCGCAGCCGGCGGCCGGCACCGACATCGTCGTTCCCGGACTTCGCGAAGTGATAGTCAACGGCCCGAGCGAAGCCGCAAAATATACTTCGTTGAAATCGGTCTCTTTCGGGTCGTTCGACGAGCGGGCAAATCCGGTCAGGCTGAACGGCAAAGCGTATCGCGGGAAGATCGAGGTCTTCGTCAATGCAAAAGGAGCACTGACGGTGGTAAATGCGGTTCCGCTCGAAGATTATCTGTTGGGCGTGGTGCCGGCCGAACTCTCGCTGCCGAGCCTCGAGGCGCAAAAGGCGCAGGCCGTCGCCGCCCGGACGTATGCGGTAGCGAACATCAACGGGTTTGCGACCCAGGGATTTGATATGCGGCCCGACGTCTGGTCGCAGGTCTACAAAGGTGTCGCGATCGAGACGCAGATGGGGACACGGGCCGTTCGCGAGACCGCCGGAATGATCGCGACCCACAACGGCAAGCCGATAATGGCCTACTTTACTTCGACGTGCGGCGGTCGGACCGAAAACTCTGAGAATATCTTCGATCACGCCGAGCCGTATCTCCGCGGTGTCGAATGCTCGCTCGAAGGCCGCAGGCATTTCGATCCGTTCATCGTGAAGACGGTTCGGACGCCGGCAAAGCTTCGTGACGAAGCAAATCTCGAACTCGTGAGACTGGTCTCGATGCTTTCGGTGAATGGGTTTGCCCTGGCCACCGACCAGATCAGCGACGAGTGGCTCGAGGACGCTCCGACGGCTCCGGAGCTTTCGAATTGGTTGAACAATCTTGCCGGCAAATTCGGAAAAACGTTTCCGAATGTCACGCGCGAAACGGCAAAGCCGATCGAGCTGGCAGCCCTGCTGGCAAGTTTTATCTATGTGCCGGGTGCGCCCGACACGCTGCTGAGCGATTCTGACATAAATTACCATCTTGCTTTTGACGATGCATCGCAGATACCGATGAACCGGCGTGCCGAATTGGCAATGCTGCTCCGCGACGGTTACTTTACCCTCCGGCCTGATCTCACACTTCAGCCGAACCGTCCGTTCTCGCGCGCAGCCATGTTGCGATTGATAAGGCAGATCTACGAAAAGAAAAAATGGATGCCGCAGCTCCAGATCGCGGCTGCGAGGCCGTCGGTCGACGGCAAGCTGGTGGTTCGCGCAGGCAAGACCGATCGTCCGTTAACGGTCCGGCCCGATGTGTTCCTTTTCAGGCAATTCGGCGGCGGGATGTATCAGGTAAAAGAAGCAGCCCTTGTCGGCGGCGAAGAAGTGCGTTACCAAACGGACGCGACCGGCTCGGTCTCGTTCCTCGAGATAGTCCCGACAGCGATGCCGACAGTTGCCGAAAATATGTCGCCCTTCACCAACTGGTCGCAATCGCTCTCGGCCGGAGCTGTCCAGCAGCGTCTGTCGCGTTACGTTCGGGGTATCGGCACGCTTTACGACGTGAACATAAAGTCGAAGGGTTATTCGCGTCGGGCGACCGAAATAGAGATCGTCGGGTCGAACGGCGTAAAGACCCTGAAAGGAGGCAAGATCCGCTCGGCATTGCGGCTTCGCGAACAATTGTTCGTGATCAACAAGCGTTATTCGGGCGATCAGGTGACGAGCTACACCTTTACCGGGCGCGGTTGGGGCCACGGCGTCGGGATGTGTCAATACGGAGCATTCGGCTTGGCAAAAATGGGCGTTAAATTCGACGACATCATTCGCCACTATTACACCGGTGTCGAGGTGACGAAGGCATATTGA